In Quercus lobata isolate SW786 chromosome 12, ValleyOak3.0 Primary Assembly, whole genome shotgun sequence, a genomic segment contains:
- the LOC115972363 gene encoding mediator of RNA polymerase II transcription subunit 36a-like: protein MRPPLSRGGGGFRGRSDGGRGGRGRGGGGGRGGRGGRGGGGGGGRGFGGGRGRGRGGGGGRGGGRAGVQGGNKAVILAHRHEAVFYMKVKGDDVLLTKNMVPGQSVYNEKRVNSQNEDGTKVEYRVWNPFRSKLSAAILGGVDDIGMKPGAKVLYLGAASGTSVSHVSDIVGPTGVVYAVEFSHRSGRDLLNMAKKRTNVIPIIEDARHPSKYRMLVLGMVDVIFSDVAQPDQTRILALNASYFLKAGGWFVISIKANCIDSTVPAETVFAMEKDKLKENQLKPFESITLEPYERYHACFIGQYRAPKRSKTTS from the exons ATGAGGCCTCCTCTTAGTCGTGGTGGTGGCGGTTTTAGGGGCAGGAGTGATGGAGGGAGAGGAGGAAGAGGtagaggtggaggtggaggtcgTGGAGGAAGAGGTGGccgaggtggtggtggtggtggaggaagAGGCTTTGGTGGTGGTAGAGGAAGAGGccgtggtggtggcggtggaaGAGGAGGAGGTAGAGCTGGAGTTCAAGGTGGAAATAAGGCTGTGATTTTGGCTCATAGACATGAAGCAGTTTTTTACATGAAGGTTAAAGGAGACGATGTTCTTCTTACTAAGAACATGGTTCCTGGTCAATCTGTCTACAACGAGAAAAGAGTTAATTCGcag AATGAAGATGGAACAAAAGTTGAATACAGGGTTTGGAACCCATTCCGTTCAAAGCTGTCTGCCGCCATTCTTGGTGGTGTTGATGACATAGGGATG AAACCTGGTGCTAAGGTTCTCTACCTTGGGGCTGCTTCTGGAACCAGTGTCTCTCATGTGTCTGACATTGTTGGCCCT ACTGGAGTGGTTTATGCAGTCGAGTTTTCTCATAGAAGTGGTAGAGATTTGCTTAACATGGCAAAGAAGCGCACGAATGTTATCCCAATCATTGAAGATGCTAGACATCCTTCTAAGTACCGAATGCTGGTACTTGGCATGGTGGATGTGATATTTTCTGATGTTGCTCAGCCCGATCAG ACAAGGATTTTAGCACTGAATGCTTCTTATTTCTTGAAAGCTGGAGGTTGGTTCGTTATTTCTATCAAG GCCAATTGCATAGATTCCACAGTACCTGCTGAGACCGTTTTTGCTATGGAAAAGGATAAGCTAAAGGAGAATCAGCTCAAGCCATTTGAGAGCATTACTCTTGAACCTTATGAGCGCTACCATGCTTGTTTTATTGGTCAATACCGTGCCccaaaaagatcaaaaactACTTCCTAA
- the LOC115971927 gene encoding WD repeat-containing protein ATCSA-1 isoform X1: MWKEIGDRERGILRPKSFTTRIKSNRIRTLQISNHKDIVSPHRASINSLQVDLTEGRYLLSGAADASAAVYDVQRATDYEAGGLIAKHKCLFVVDKQHEHGHKYAISSAIWYPVDTGLFITGSHDHHINVWDTNTTQVVMNFKMPGKVYRTAMSSLATTHMLIAAGTEDVQVRLCDIASGAFSHTLSGHRDGVMTVEWSTSSEWVLVTGGCDGAIRFWDIRRAGCFLVLDQSHSQLGRRPTIPEHSATNKALTSKSLSSGQNLNAKPRAQQRKLANGNGTKQSPVGRMPAKGSLRQRLHPGMLSSLDRATAHYGAVTGLKATEDGMYLLSAGSDSRLRLWDVESGCNTLVNFETVRLQAGKPIQLATSQDSDLVFVPCMTAVKAFDVWSGNTSQTFRGHYEYVNSCWFSSQEQELYTGGNDKQILVWSPSRLIADEMDEGPAQDRDNWSD, from the exons ATGTGGAAGGAGATCGGAGACAGAGAAAGGGGCATACTTCGCCCAAAATCCTTCACTACTCGCATTAAGTCCAATCGAATTCGCACTCTCCAAATTTCTAATCACAAAGATATCGTCTCTCCTCACCGAGCCTCCATCAACTCTCTTCAg GTTGATTTGACAGAGGGACGATATTTGTTATCTGGAGCGGCAGATGCTTCAGCAGCTGTTTATGATGTTCAACGGGCCACGGATTACGAGGCTGGGGGTCTCATAGCAAAGCACAAGTGCCTATTTGTTGTTGACAAGCAACATGAACACGGGCATAAATATGCCATATCCTCGGCCATATGGTATCCTGTTGACACTGGCCTATTCATCACAGGTTCGCATGATCATCACATAAATGTCTGGGATACAAATACCACACAG gTGGTGATGAATTTTAAAATGCCTGGAAAGGTTTATAGAACTGCCATGTCCTCATTGGCAACAACTCACATGCTAATTGCTGCTGGAACTGAAGATGTTCAAGTTCGGCTTTGTGATATCGCTTCAGGGGCATTCTCTCATACACTATCTGGTCACCGTG ACGGGGTGATGACGGTGGAGTGGTCAACTTCTAGTGAGTGGGTTTTGGTTACTGGAGGATGTGATGGTGCAATACGGTTTTGGGACATCAGACGTGCTGGATGTTTTCTTGTTTTAGACCAGTCTCATTCTCAGCTTGGGAGACGCCCAACTATCCCTGAACACTCTGCCACTAATAAG GCTTTAACATCTAAGTCCCTATCATCTGGCCAAAATTTGAATGCAAAACCGCGGGCACAGCAAAGGAAGCTTGCTAATGGGAATGGTACAAAACAGTCACCCGTTGGTAGAATGCCAGCTAAAGGATCTTTGAGACAGAGATTGCATCCAGGGATGTTGTCTAGTCTGGATCGTGCCACTGCTCATTATGGTGCTGTTACAGGGTTAAAAGCAACCGAAGATGGCATGTATCTTCTAAGTGCAG GTTCTGACTCAAGATTAAGGTTGTGGGATGTTGAATCTGGTTGCAATACACTTGTGAACTTTGAAACTGTGCGCCTACAAGCAGGCAAGCCAATACAGTTGGCGACATCTCAGGATTCTGACCTTGTTTTTGTTCCATGCATGACAGCTGTGAAA GCATTTGATGTATGGTCAGGCAATACATCCCAGACATTTCGTGGACACTATGAATATGTGAACTCGTGCTGGTTTAGTTCACAGGAACAG GAATTATACACAGGTGGAAATGATAAACAAATTCTTGTATGGTCACCATCCAGGTTGATTGCTGATGAAATG GATGAAGGACCTGCTCAGGATCGGGATAACTGGAGTGATTGA
- the LOC115971927 gene encoding WD repeat-containing protein ATCSA-1 isoform X2, whose translation MWKEIGDRERGILRPKSFTTRIKSNRIRTLQISNHKDIVSPHRASINSLQVDLTEGRYLLSGAADASAAVYDVQRATDYEAGGLIAKHKCLFVVDKQHEHGHKYAISSAIWYPVDTGLFITGSHDHHINVWDTNTTQVVMNFKMPGKVYRTAMSSLATTHMLIAAGTEDVQVRLCDIASGAFSHTLSGHRDGVMTVEWSTSSEWVLVTGGCDGAIRFWDIRRAGCFLVLDQSHSQLGRRPTIPEHSATNKALTSKSLSSGQNLNAKPRAQQRKLANGNGTKQSPVGRMPAKGSLRQRLHPGMLSSLDRATAHYGAVTGLKATEDGMYLLSAGSDSRLRLWDVESGCNTLVNFETVRLQAGKPIQLATSQDSDLVFVPCMTAVKVIILYIGI comes from the exons ATGTGGAAGGAGATCGGAGACAGAGAAAGGGGCATACTTCGCCCAAAATCCTTCACTACTCGCATTAAGTCCAATCGAATTCGCACTCTCCAAATTTCTAATCACAAAGATATCGTCTCTCCTCACCGAGCCTCCATCAACTCTCTTCAg GTTGATTTGACAGAGGGACGATATTTGTTATCTGGAGCGGCAGATGCTTCAGCAGCTGTTTATGATGTTCAACGGGCCACGGATTACGAGGCTGGGGGTCTCATAGCAAAGCACAAGTGCCTATTTGTTGTTGACAAGCAACATGAACACGGGCATAAATATGCCATATCCTCGGCCATATGGTATCCTGTTGACACTGGCCTATTCATCACAGGTTCGCATGATCATCACATAAATGTCTGGGATACAAATACCACACAG gTGGTGATGAATTTTAAAATGCCTGGAAAGGTTTATAGAACTGCCATGTCCTCATTGGCAACAACTCACATGCTAATTGCTGCTGGAACTGAAGATGTTCAAGTTCGGCTTTGTGATATCGCTTCAGGGGCATTCTCTCATACACTATCTGGTCACCGTG ACGGGGTGATGACGGTGGAGTGGTCAACTTCTAGTGAGTGGGTTTTGGTTACTGGAGGATGTGATGGTGCAATACGGTTTTGGGACATCAGACGTGCTGGATGTTTTCTTGTTTTAGACCAGTCTCATTCTCAGCTTGGGAGACGCCCAACTATCCCTGAACACTCTGCCACTAATAAG GCTTTAACATCTAAGTCCCTATCATCTGGCCAAAATTTGAATGCAAAACCGCGGGCACAGCAAAGGAAGCTTGCTAATGGGAATGGTACAAAACAGTCACCCGTTGGTAGAATGCCAGCTAAAGGATCTTTGAGACAGAGATTGCATCCAGGGATGTTGTCTAGTCTGGATCGTGCCACTGCTCATTATGGTGCTGTTACAGGGTTAAAAGCAACCGAAGATGGCATGTATCTTCTAAGTGCAG GTTCTGACTCAAGATTAAGGTTGTGGGATGTTGAATCTGGTTGCAATACACTTGTGAACTTTGAAACTGTGCGCCTACAAGCAGGCAAGCCAATACAGTTGGCGACATCTCAGGATTCTGACCTTGTTTTTGTTCCATGCATGACAGCTGTGAAAGTAATCATCCTCTATATAG GCATTTGA
- the LOC115972332 gene encoding protein NPGR1 — protein MLCACSGEQFKFEEPPQSPESLATRDFSASGLSSRTVDWESKFDDAQVDEVESTLKEALSLNYEEARALLGRLEYQRGNYDAALQVFQGIDIRGLTPRMTRAIVWRTRPRRTRAKADNAAPGMMSMHSVSLLLEAILLKAKSMEELGRYVEAANECKIILDTVESALPNGMSEGIVEDCKLQDMFHKALELLPYLWTKAGFLDEAINAYRRALIKPWNLDPQRLAGVQKNLAATLLYSGVEASLPPPLQVWGPTTPKNNTEEAILLLLILMRKVAFLEIKWDPEIMDHLTYALSITGQLELLADHVEQVLPGIYNRAERWYFLALCYSAVGQNETALNLLRKISGCSEENKKPHFPSFLLGAKLCSQDPNHSHQGINFARKVIDLADDQNEHFIGQAHKFLGACYGNAARVSALDSDRILYQKDSLNSLNHAALNGKEDPEAMFSLGLENALQRNLDRAFDNTMMYSDMVAGSSGKGWKLLALVLSAEQRFNDAETMVDFALDEAGMMDQLELLRLKAVLQIAQEQPKQAIETFRILLAMIQGQREHQAKNFDQAKYLVSKELAERKLEMTAWQDLASIYTKLGSWPDAEICVDKAKSIEFYSPRSWHTTGMLCESQSLYKEALVSFCVSLSIEPDHVPSIVSIAEVLMKLGSQQLPIARSLLMNAVRLEPTNHQAWLNLGLVSKMEGSLQQAADYFQAAYELQLSAPVQSFA, from the exons ATGTTGTGTGCTTGCTCAGGTGAACAATTCAAGTTCGAAGAGCCACCACAGTCGCCGGAGTCACTGGCCACCAGGGATTTCTCGGCGAGTGGCCTTTCTTCTAGGACTGTTGACTGGGAATCGAAATTTGACGATGCCCAAGTGGATGAAGTTGAATCCACACTAAAAGAAGCTCTCTCCTTAAACTATGAG GAAGCTAGAGCTTTGTTAGGGAGGCTTGAGTACCAAAGGGGGAATTATGATGCTGCCCTTCAGGTATTTCAAGGTATTGACATAAGAGGTTTAACCCCAAGGATGACCAGGGCTATTGTTTGGAGAACTCGGCCACGAAGAACACGCGCTAAAGCTGATAATGCAGCTCCGGGCATGATGTCAATGCATTCCGTGAGCTTACTTCTTGAAGCAATCTTGCTTAAAGCAAAATCAATGGAGGAGCTAGGGCGATATGTAG AGGCTGCAAATGAGTGCAAAATAATTCTAGATACAGTTGAATCAGCACTACCTAATGGAATGTCCGAGGGCATTGTTGAAGACTGCAAGTTGCAAGACATGTTTCACAAAGCATTGGAGTTGCTCCCCTACCTGTGGACCAAGGCAGGCTTTCTTGATGAAGCTATCAATGCATATCGCCGGGCTCTAATTAAGCCATGGAACTTGGACCCCCAGAGGTTGGCTGGTGTACAAAAGAACTTAGCTGCCACGTTACTTTACAGTGGTGTTGAAGCAAGCCTTCCCCCTCCGTTACAAGTATGGGGTCCAACAACCCCTAAAAATAACACAGAAGAAGCAATCCTTTTGTTGTTAATACTCATGAGAAAGGTGGCATTTCTGGAAATAAAGTGGGATCCAGAAATCATGGACCATCTAACCTATGCACTCTCAATTACTGGCCAGTTGGAATTATTAGCTGATCATGTGGAGCAGGTCCTGCCAGGCATCTATAACCGAGCTGAGAGGTGGTACTTTCTTGCTCTTTGTTATAGTGCTGTGGGACAAAATGAAACAGCTTTGAACCTTTTAAGGAAGATTTCAGGCTGttctgaagaaaataaaaaaccccattttccttcttttctgcTGGGAGCAAAATTGTGTTCCCAAGATCCAAACCATTCTCACCAAGGCATAAACTTTGCTCGTAAAGTTATTGATTTGGCTGATGATCAGAATGAACATTTCATAGGTCAAGCCCATAAATTCCTTGGTGCTTGCTATGGGAATGCTGCAAGAGTTTCTGCCTTAGATTCTGATCGAATTCTCTATCAGAAAGATTCTCTGAACTCTCTAAACCATGCTGCTCTTAATGGGAAGGAGGATCCAGAAGCGATGTTTAGCCTTGGACTAGAAAATGCATTGCAGAGGAATCTGGATAGAGCTTTTGACAACACAATGATGTACTCCGATATGGTGGCTGGCAGCTCAGGAAAAGGTTGGAAGCTTTTAGCTCTTGTGCTTTCTGCAGAGCAGCGGTTCAATGATGCTGAAACCATGGTTGATTTTGCTTTGGATGAGGCTGGGATGATGGATCAATTAGAACTTCTTAGATTGAAAGCTGTACTTCAGATTGCTCAGGAACAGCCCAAGCAAGCAATAGAAACCTTCAGAATCTTGCTAGCTATGATTCAAGGTCAGAGAGAGCATCAAGCTAAGAACTTTGATCAAGCGAAGTACTTGGTTTCCAAG GAATTAGCAGAAAGAAAATTGGAAATGACAGCCTGGCAGGATTTGGCTTCCATTTATACCAAACTTGGTTCATGGCCTGATGCAGAAATTTGTGTGGACAAAGCCAAGTCAATTGAATTTTATTCCCCCAGGTCTTGGCATACAACAG GCATGTTGTGTGAATCTCAATCATTGTACAAGGAAGCATTAGTTTCCTTCTGTGTCTCACTGTCAATAGAACCCGATCATGTTCCGAGTATTGTTTCTATAGCGGAAGTATTGATGAAACTTGGAAGCCAACAACTCCCAATTGCAAGAAGCTTATTAATGAATGCTGTACGATTAGAACCCACCAACCATCAAGCATGGTTGAACCTTGGATTGGTCTCGAAAATGGAAGGCTCTTTACAACAAGCAGCTGACTATTTTCAAGCTGCTTATGAGCTACAGCTTTCAGCTCCCGTTCAAAGCTTTGCGTGA
- the LOC115970734 gene encoding uncharacterized protein LOC115970734, with protein sequence MGCFACFDGGNKKQRRSEGFVGVNNNQQQRKEGFVGGGNNKKQQRKEAERLASEEARAKAAQAAQKRQEQFEKSAAGRAARAQMQGMAKQSANSNKGEPVLKWQMT encoded by the exons ATGGGTTGCTTTGCTTGCTTCGACGGAGGCAATAAGAAGCAACGGAGAAGTGAAGGCTTTGTCGGAGTCAACAACAATCAACAACAGAGAAAGGAAGGCTTCGTCGGAGGAGGCAACAACAAGAAACAACAGAGAAAGGAAGCAGAAAGATTGGCCTCTGAAGAAGCTCGAGCTAAAGCCGCCCAAGCTGCCCAGAAAAG GCAAGAGCAATTTGAAAAGTCTGCAGCAGGAAGAGCTGCGCGTGCACAGATGCAGGGAATGGCAAAGCAATCTGCAAATTCTAACAAAGGCGAACCAGTTCTAAAG TGGCAAATGACTTGA